From Edaphobacter lichenicola, the proteins below share one genomic window:
- the galU gene encoding UTP--glucose-1-phosphate uridylyltransferase GalU gives MNQKIRKAVFPAAGMGTRFLPATKAMPKEMLCLVDKPLIQYGVEEAVAAGCTEIIIVTGRGKSTMEDHFDSSPELEASLAAKHKTALLEVARSVSKLAKITYTRQPQPLGLGHAVLMAKELVGNEPFAVLLPDDIVDATIPCMKQMVEAFNETQSSILGSEIVEGAAIQNYGCLDCTPDPKNPRLLTVKNLVEKPKPKDAPSQNAIIGRYILTPRIFDMLEHITPGAGGELQLTDGIKALLQHEKVYGFSYEGKRHDAGDKQGFLRATVELALKHKDLGPAFRTWLKSYPL, from the coding sequence ATGAACCAGAAAATCCGTAAAGCAGTCTTCCCAGCCGCAGGAATGGGCACCCGCTTCCTCCCCGCCACCAAGGCCATGCCCAAAGAGATGCTCTGCCTCGTCGACAAGCCCCTCATCCAGTACGGCGTCGAAGAGGCCGTAGCCGCCGGCTGCACCGAGATCATCATCGTCACCGGCCGCGGCAAATCCACCATGGAAGATCACTTCGACTCGAGCCCCGAACTCGAAGCCTCCCTCGCCGCGAAACACAAAACCGCACTCCTCGAAGTAGCGCGCTCGGTCTCGAAGCTCGCCAAGATCACCTACACCCGCCAGCCCCAACCCCTCGGCCTCGGCCACGCCGTCCTCATGGCCAAAGAGCTCGTCGGCAACGAACCCTTCGCCGTACTCCTCCCCGACGACATCGTCGACGCCACCATCCCCTGCATGAAGCAGATGGTCGAAGCCTTCAACGAAACCCAATCCAGCATCCTCGGCTCCGAGATCGTCGAAGGCGCAGCCATCCAGAACTACGGCTGCCTCGACTGCACCCCCGACCCCAAAAACCCGCGCCTGCTCACCGTCAAAAACCTTGTCGAAAAACCCAAACCCAAAGACGCGCCCTCGCAGAACGCCATCATCGGTCGCTACATCCTCACCCCGCGCATCTTCGACATGCTCGAGCACATCACCCCCGGCGCAGGCGGCGAACTCCAGCTCACCGACGGCATCAAGGCTCTCCTCCAGCACGAAAAAGTCTACGGCTTCAGCTACGAAGGCAAGCGCCACGACGCAGGCGACAAGCAAGGCTTCCTCCGCGCCACCGTAGAGCTCGCCCTCAAGCACAAGGACCTCGGCCCCGCCTTCCGCACCTGGCTAAAGTCCTACCCGCTGTAG
- a CDS encoding DUF885 domain-containing protein — MASRIFAPKTLLVAALALLPNLRPAQAQHLSADGGVQTFNYLADQYFSDVYFHFGPTAGTSAGLHQYDDKLEDYSAQSIQKEITALHTYEKKVEAIDPSALDASVAGDRAILLNSIRSTLLTLEVIRPWEKNPDNYSSGITNSAFVIMERPYASADTRLKALVEREKQMPQVLLEARKNLKNPPHIYTEIALEQIDDIIGFFQTDVPSAFLSGPEAASGADTKAAFAKSNAAVIEALKSYAAWLKSDLLPRSNGDFKFGADTFAKKLSYDEMVDIPLDRLLEIAYADLHKNQAEFARVAKEVDPTKTPQQVLAELATIHPAPDKLLSTFNDTFASLIDFINTHHIITIPSKVEPTLEETPPFMRATTQASMDPPGPFETHSTKAYFNVTLPEKTWTPEHIAEHMAAFNVGTVISTSVHEAYPGHYVQFLWTPQFPSTVRKILGANTNIEGWAHYTEQMMLDQGYASAPNPRAAGANPGYGQPGTGAQNEREAKLIRLGQIQDALLRDARFVNSIKLHTGQSTFDQAVNFFVTDGYQSHSVGLVETKRGTVDATYLYYTLGKLEIMKLRADMMQKQGAAFNLQTFHDNFMRQGFAPIKIVRKAMLQDDSPVL, encoded by the coding sequence ATGGCCAGCCGCATCTTCGCCCCCAAAACCCTCCTCGTCGCCGCTCTCGCCCTCCTCCCCAACCTGCGGCCCGCCCAAGCCCAGCACCTCTCCGCAGACGGCGGCGTTCAAACCTTCAACTACCTCGCCGACCAGTACTTCTCCGACGTCTACTTCCACTTCGGCCCCACCGCAGGCACCTCCGCCGGACTCCACCAGTACGACGACAAGCTCGAGGACTACTCCGCCCAAAGCATCCAGAAAGAAATCACCGCCCTCCACACCTACGAGAAGAAAGTCGAAGCCATCGACCCCTCCGCACTCGACGCCTCCGTAGCCGGCGACCGCGCCATCCTCCTCAACAGCATCCGCAGCACCCTCCTCACCCTCGAAGTCATCCGCCCCTGGGAGAAGAATCCCGACAACTACTCCTCCGGCATCACCAACTCCGCCTTCGTCATCATGGAGCGCCCCTACGCCTCCGCCGACACCCGCCTCAAAGCCTTAGTCGAGCGCGAAAAGCAGATGCCGCAAGTCCTCCTCGAAGCCCGCAAGAACCTCAAAAATCCCCCGCACATCTACACCGAAATAGCTCTCGAACAGATCGACGACATCATCGGCTTCTTCCAGACCGACGTCCCCTCCGCCTTCCTGTCTGGACCCGAAGCGGCCTCCGGCGCCGACACCAAAGCCGCCTTCGCCAAATCCAACGCCGCCGTCATCGAAGCCCTCAAGTCCTACGCCGCCTGGCTCAAGTCCGACCTCCTCCCCCGCTCCAACGGCGACTTCAAGTTCGGCGCCGACACCTTCGCCAAAAAACTCAGCTACGACGAGATGGTCGACATCCCCCTCGACCGCCTCCTCGAGATCGCCTACGCCGACCTGCACAAAAATCAAGCCGAGTTCGCCCGCGTAGCCAAAGAAGTCGACCCCACCAAAACCCCGCAACAAGTCCTCGCCGAACTAGCCACCATCCACCCCGCGCCCGACAAGCTCCTAAGCACCTTCAACGACACCTTCGCCAGCCTCATCGACTTCATCAACACCCACCACATCATCACCATCCCCTCCAAGGTCGAGCCCACCTTAGAAGAAACCCCGCCCTTCATGCGCGCCACCACGCAGGCATCGATGGACCCTCCCGGCCCCTTCGAAACCCACTCCACCAAGGCCTACTTCAACGTAACCCTGCCTGAAAAAACCTGGACCCCAGAGCACATCGCCGAGCACATGGCTGCCTTCAACGTAGGCACTGTCATCAGCACCAGCGTCCACGAGGCCTACCCCGGCCACTACGTCCAGTTCCTCTGGACCCCGCAGTTTCCTTCCACCGTCCGCAAGATCCTCGGCGCCAACACCAACATCGAAGGCTGGGCCCACTACACCGAACAGATGATGCTCGACCAGGGCTATGCGAGCGCCCCAAATCCTCGCGCTGCAGGCGCGAATCCGGGCTACGGTCAACCCGGCACCGGCGCCCAGAACGAGCGCGAAGCCAAACTCATCCGCCTCGGCCAGATCCAGGACGCCCTCCTCCGCGACGCCCGCTTCGTCAACTCAATCAAGCTCCACACCGGCCAGTCCACATTCGATCAAGCCGTCAACTTCTTCGTCACCGACGGCTACCAGTCCCACTCCGTCGGTCTCGTCGAAACCAAGCGCGGCACCGTCGACGCCACCTACCTCTACTACACCCTCGGCAAGCTCGAGATCATGAAGCTCCGCGCCGACATGATGCAAAAACAAGGCGCAGCCTTCAACCTCCAGACCTTCCACGACAACTTCATGCGCCAGGGCTTCGCCCCCATCAAAATCGTCCGCAAAGCCATGCTCCAAGACGACTCCCCCGTCCTGTAG
- a CDS encoding type II toxin-antitoxin system RelE/ParE family toxin codes for MITSWRETWLRNFFENDAHSKKIPANLEDRLFRKLQLLDDATSDADLRVPPSNHFEKLKDKLEDWHSIRVNDQWRLVFQWNGGKAAQVYLDNHSYR; via the coding sequence ATGATCACGAGTTGGCGCGAAACCTGGCTCAGGAACTTCTTTGAAAACGATGCCCATTCGAAGAAAATTCCTGCCAACCTGGAAGACAGGCTATTCCGGAAATTGCAGTTACTCGACGATGCAACCAGCGACGCGGACCTTCGCGTCCCACCCAGCAACCACTTCGAGAAATTGAAAGACAAATTGGAAGATTGGCACTCAATCAGGGTCAACGATCAATGGCGGCTGGTATTCCAATGGAACGGCGGCAAAGCTGCTCAAGTCTATTTAGACAACCATTCTTATCGATGA
- a CDS encoding DUF3224 domain-containing protein, giving the protein MKTLPFCLLLTLTFTPPASPQATKAAEATQHATGPFEVKIAPQPADETAGSPAIARMLLDKHFHGDLEATSKGTMLAAGSAAKGSSGGYVALEIVTGTLKGRTGTFILQHTGTMTRSTPTLSVTVVPDSATGQLTGLAGKMSINIVDGKHSYDFEYTLPQPQ; this is encoded by the coding sequence ATGAAGACCCTTCCCTTCTGCCTCCTCCTCACCCTCACCTTCACCCCACCAGCCAGTCCCCAGGCAACCAAAGCAGCCGAAGCCACCCAACACGCCACCGGCCCCTTCGAAGTCAAGATAGCCCCGCAGCCCGCCGACGAAACCGCCGGCAGCCCCGCCATCGCCCGCATGCTCCTCGACAAGCACTTCCACGGCGACCTCGAAGCCACCAGCAAAGGCACCATGCTCGCCGCAGGCTCCGCAGCCAAAGGATCCTCAGGAGGCTACGTAGCCCTTGAGATCGTCACCGGCACCCTCAAAGGCCGCACCGGCACCTTCATCCTCCAACACACCGGCACCATGACACGCAGCACCCCCACACTCAGCGTCACCGTGGTCCCCGACTCAGCCACCGGCCAGCTCACCGGCCTCGCAGGCAAAATGTCCATCAACATCGTTGACGGCAAACACTCCTACGACTTCGAATACACCCTTCCACAGCCTCAATAG
- a CDS encoding cupin domain-containing protein yields MYQPIQIGKLSITFLQSHHQTQGAADLFEVIIPPHAQLNIPHLHRNSDETVFGMNGITTWIVDQRQITLHPGQQLHIPRGTVHSCLNDQQSTARIICLLTPGLLGPDYFLELAAALRAEDPPNLAYIGSVMARYDIIPAALPSPAPSPSLPNKGAVLFALP; encoded by the coding sequence ATGTACCAACCCATCCAGATCGGCAAACTCAGCATCACCTTTCTCCAGAGCCATCATCAAACCCAGGGTGCCGCGGACCTCTTCGAAGTCATCATCCCGCCTCACGCCCAACTCAACATTCCCCACCTGCACCGCAACTCCGACGAGACCGTCTTCGGCATGAACGGCATCACCACCTGGATCGTCGATCAGCGCCAGATCACCCTTCACCCCGGCCAGCAGCTCCACATTCCCCGCGGCACCGTTCACTCCTGCCTCAACGACCAGCAGTCCACCGCACGCATCATCTGCCTGCTCACCCCAGGCCTCCTCGGTCCCGACTACTTCCTCGAGCTCGCCGCAGCACTCCGCGCCGAAGACCCTCCCAACCTCGCCTACATCGGCAGCGTCATGGCGCGCTACGACATCATCCCGGCCGCCCTCCCATCTCCAGCCCCATCCCCGTCTCTCCCAAACAAAGGAGCAGTCCTCTTCGCTCTACCGTAA
- a CDS encoding HigA family addiction module antitoxin → MLDTKRKPVTVGEMLMEEFMEPLNITQIELAEKTGLPRKHINELCRNRRAITADTALILGRVFGNSADFWLNTQRRTDLWEAMNTPKRLSRIQRAKPIRKSYKLNHALTA, encoded by the coding sequence ATGTTGGACACAAAAAGAAAGCCAGTCACAGTGGGTGAGATGTTGATGGAAGAGTTCATGGAGCCGCTAAACATAACTCAGATCGAGTTAGCAGAAAAAACGGGGCTGCCACGGAAGCATATCAACGAGCTGTGCCGTAACCGGCGTGCGATCACCGCAGATACTGCATTAATCCTGGGACGTGTGTTCGGCAACTCCGCCGACTTCTGGCTGAACACACAGCGCCGGACAGACCTGTGGGAAGCCATGAACACCCCCAAACGTTTATCGCGTATTCAGCGGGCCAAGCCAATAAGAAAATCGTACAAACTCAACCACGCACTTACGGCATAG